In Afipia sp. GAS231, a single window of DNA contains:
- a CDS encoding UbiH/UbiF family hydroxylase, with product MNDTSPIYDTVVIGGGPAGLTAAIALAGTGARTALLARRTPYADNRTTALLGASADLLERLEVWPRCRDKAATLQTMRLVDDTGRLIRAPEVRFSSKEIGLEQFGYNIDNRSLIAALEERAGELSNLTRHDDEAAAIEPDDAAVTIRTSRGQVLTARLVVGADGRQSPSRAAAGIDVIRRDLHQSALTFNIAHSHPHNNISTEFHTPQGPCVFVPLPGNRCSVVWVQATKEAERLMALGDDELSEAAEKQSHSILGRVQVEAGRNVFPLTIESPKQFASHRVALVGESAHVLPPIGAQGLNMGLRDAADLAEIAGNAMSLGEDPGSPQVLARYQSARRADVASRTIAIDIANRSLLSDFIAVQSLRAAGLHLLSSFGPLRRLAMREGLAPSWKRVS from the coding sequence ATGAACGATACATCGCCAATTTATGACACCGTTGTGATCGGCGGCGGTCCGGCGGGATTGACCGCGGCCATTGCGCTGGCCGGGACCGGTGCACGAACCGCCCTGCTCGCCCGCCGCACGCCCTATGCCGACAATCGCACCACCGCGCTGCTTGGCGCGTCCGCCGACCTGCTCGAACGCCTCGAGGTCTGGCCGCGCTGCCGGGACAAGGCCGCCACCTTGCAGACCATGCGCTTGGTCGACGACACCGGCCGGCTGATCCGTGCGCCGGAGGTGCGGTTTTCCTCCAAGGAAATCGGGCTCGAACAGTTCGGCTACAACATCGACAACCGTTCGCTGATAGCAGCACTCGAGGAACGCGCCGGCGAATTGTCCAACCTGACACGCCACGACGACGAGGCCGCAGCGATCGAGCCTGATGACGCGGCGGTTACGATCCGCACCAGCCGGGGGCAGGTTCTGACGGCACGGCTGGTGGTCGGCGCCGATGGTCGGCAGTCGCCTTCCCGCGCCGCCGCCGGCATCGACGTTATCAGGCGCGACCTGCATCAGTCGGCGCTGACGTTTAACATCGCCCATTCGCATCCCCACAACAACATCTCCACCGAGTTCCACACGCCGCAGGGCCCGTGCGTGTTCGTGCCGCTGCCCGGCAACCGCTGCAGCGTGGTGTGGGTGCAGGCCACGAAGGAGGCCGAACGGCTGATGGCACTCGGCGACGACGAACTGTCCGAGGCCGCCGAAAAGCAATCGCACTCCATCCTCGGCCGCGTTCAGGTTGAGGCCGGACGGAATGTCTTTCCGCTGACGATCGAGAGCCCGAAGCAATTCGCCAGCCATCGCGTCGCGCTGGTCGGTGAATCCGCCCATGTGCTGCCGCCGATCGGCGCACAGGGCCTCAACATGGGACTGCGCGACGCCGCCGATCTCGCCGAGATCGCAGGGAATGCGATGTCGCTGGGCGAAGATCCCGGTTCGCCGCAGGTATTGGCACGCTATCAATCAGCCAGGCGCGCCGACGTCGCCAGCCGCACGATCGCGATCGACATCGCCAACCGCTCGTTGCTCAGCGACTTCATCGCCGTGCAGTCGCTGCGCGCGGCCGGCCTGCATCTGCTCAGCTCATTCGGCCCCTTGCGGCGACTGGCGATGCGCGAAGGGCTGGCGCCCTCATGGAAACGGGTGAGCTAG